A genome region from Thermomonospora amylolytica includes the following:
- a CDS encoding CapA family protein — protein MSITLALAGDTMLGRDVAERLAVVSPHDLFATAVRDRFAAADLAVLNLECCISTRGRKWTSPGKMFHFRAPPKAADALALLGVDCVNLANNHALDYGYDAFADTLEHLENAGIAVVGAGLDERRARAGTVLEAHGIRVGVLGLTDHPVEFAAGPDRPGVAYADLSSGVPAWVKGGIAALRARADVVLVTPHWGPNMIAEPLPYVRRAAVELLESGATLIAGHSAHVFHGVSGPILYDMGDFIDDYAVDADLRNDLSLLWLVDLDERGPREVTAVPLALDYCRTRIASENERAWIRDRLSVASAEFGTPVEEHDGVFTMHMAVPAQ, from the coding sequence ATGTCCATCACGCTGGCGCTGGCCGGCGACACCATGCTGGGACGCGATGTGGCGGAGCGGTTGGCGGTGGTCTCCCCGCACGACCTGTTCGCCACGGCGGTGCGGGACCGGTTCGCCGCCGCCGACCTGGCCGTCCTCAACCTGGAGTGCTGCATCTCGACGCGCGGCCGCAAGTGGACCTCGCCGGGCAAGATGTTCCACTTCCGCGCCCCGCCGAAGGCCGCGGACGCGCTGGCCCTGCTGGGGGTCGACTGCGTCAACCTGGCCAACAACCACGCCCTGGACTACGGGTACGACGCGTTCGCCGACACCCTCGAGCACCTGGAGAACGCCGGGATCGCGGTGGTCGGGGCGGGCCTGGACGAGCGGCGCGCCCGGGCCGGCACGGTCCTGGAGGCCCACGGGATCAGGGTCGGGGTGCTCGGGCTGACCGACCATCCGGTCGAGTTCGCCGCCGGACCCGACCGGCCCGGCGTGGCCTACGCCGACCTGTCCTCGGGGGTGCCCGCCTGGGTGAAGGGCGGCATCGCGGCGCTGCGCGCCCGGGCCGACGTCGTGCTGGTCACCCCGCACTGGGGGCCCAACATGATCGCCGAGCCCCTGCCGTACGTCCGCCGCGCCGCCGTCGAACTGCTGGAGTCCGGGGCCACCCTGATCGCAGGCCACTCCGCGCACGTCTTCCACGGCGTGTCCGGCCCGATCCTGTACGACATGGGGGACTTCATCGACGACTACGCCGTGGACGCCGACCTGCGCAACGACCTGAGCCTGCTGTGGCTGGTCGACCTGGACGAGCGCGGCCCCCGCGAGGTCACCGCCGTTCCCCTGGCCCTCGACTACTGCCGCACCCGGATCGCCTCGGAGAACGAACGGGCCTGGATCCGCGACCGCCTGTCCGTCGCCTCCGCCGAGTTCGGCACCCCGGTCGAGGAGCACGACGGGGTCTTCACCATGCACATGGCCGTCCCCGCCCAGTGA
- a CDS encoding GNAT family N-acetyltransferase translates to MAEVRIAECREEDVDLLERHMPSPGRSAFHARRHERQRRGLSTYLVAWLDGVPVGHGEIRWNGCDAPEVRARHPGCPEINALAVWPPELRSRGIGTTLIRAAEQRARQRGHAVIGLGVENGNHAAARLYLRLGYQDHDCPYLNRYDHLDRHGVRHEVVEHCRFLVKPLP, encoded by the coding sequence ATGGCCGAGGTGCGGATCGCCGAATGCCGTGAGGAGGACGTGGACCTGCTCGAACGGCATATGCCGTCGCCGGGCCGCAGCGCCTTCCACGCCCGGCGTCATGAACGGCAGCGCCGGGGCCTGAGCACCTACCTGGTGGCCTGGCTGGACGGCGTTCCGGTCGGGCACGGCGAGATCCGCTGGAACGGCTGCGACGCCCCCGAGGTCCGCGCGCGCCATCCCGGCTGCCCCGAGATCAACGCCCTCGCCGTCTGGCCCCCCGAGCTCCGCTCCCGGGGCATCGGAACGACCCTGATCCGCGCCGCCGAGCAACGGGCCCGGCAACGCGGCCACGCCGTGATCGGCCTGGGCGTCGAGAACGGCAACCACGCCGCCGCCCGGCTCTACCTGCGCCTCGGCTACCAGGACCACGACTGCCCCTACCTGAACCGCTACGACCACCTGGACCGGCACGGCGTCCGCCACGAGGTGGTCGAGCACTGCCGCTTCCTGGTCAAACCCCTGCCCTGA
- a CDS encoding LysE family translocator, translating into MPVDQRLLVLFTVTTLIAMVTPGPDMLFVLGCGMRGGPRAGLLATAGVAVSEAIHIAVAAVGLAALFAAVPVAFTVVRILGAAYLIYLGVQIIRKRRQGMDEPVAGRGMSDRRAFVSGLVTNLLNPKMVTFTIAFLPQFVDPSLGRVWLQFAILGAVMIALEFLVDGTVGVLAGRIGGWLRTRHKARRRIDTATGGIFIGLGVRLAAER; encoded by the coding sequence ATGCCGGTGGATCAGAGACTGCTCGTGTTGTTCACGGTGACCACGCTGATCGCGATGGTCACTCCGGGGCCGGACATGCTGTTCGTGCTCGGCTGCGGGATGCGGGGCGGTCCCCGGGCCGGTCTGCTGGCCACGGCGGGGGTGGCCGTCAGCGAGGCGATCCACATCGCGGTCGCCGCCGTGGGCCTGGCGGCGCTGTTCGCGGCCGTTCCGGTGGCGTTCACGGTGGTGCGGATCCTGGGCGCGGCGTACCTGATCTACCTGGGCGTCCAGATCATCCGCAAACGCCGTCAGGGGATGGACGAGCCGGTCGCCGGCAGGGGGATGTCGGATCGGCGCGCGTTCGTCAGCGGACTGGTCACCAACCTGCTGAATCCCAAGATGGTGACGTTCACGATCGCGTTCCTGCCCCAGTTCGTCGACCCGTCCCTCGGGCGGGTGTGGCTGCAGTTCGCGATCCTCGGGGCCGTCATGATCGCGCTGGAGTTCCTGGTCGACGGCACGGTCGGCGTCCTGGCCGGGCGGATCGGCGGCTGGCTGCGCACCCGCCACAAGGCCCGCCGCCGCATCGACACCGCCACCGGCGGCATCTTCATCGGCCTCGGCGTCCGCCTGGCCGCCGAACGCTGA
- a CDS encoding protein-tyrosine phosphatase family protein: MSAWDAEAEGVLRLPSGRLVRGRGLRRPVPEGARPDFGVYLLGRRPPSVDWESRWVRWPDFRLPSDREDAVLAFRQAWERAATERVEIACGGGVGRTGTALACLAVLDGVPPGEAVAYVRRHYRPRAVETPWQRRFVERFPRPATSA; encoded by the coding sequence ATGAGTGCTTGGGACGCCGAGGCGGAAGGCGTGCTGCGGTTGCCTTCGGGACGGCTCGTCCGGGGGCGGGGGCTGCGGCGGCCCGTTCCGGAGGGGGCGCGGCCCGACTTCGGGGTGTATCTGCTCGGGCGGCGGCCCCCGTCCGTCGACTGGGAGTCCCGGTGGGTGCGCTGGCCGGACTTCCGGCTGCCGTCCGACCGGGAAGATGCGGTGCTGGCGTTCCGCCAGGCGTGGGAACGGGCCGCCACGGAACGGGTGGAGATCGCGTGCGGCGGAGGCGTCGGGCGTACGGGCACGGCACTGGCCTGCCTCGCCGTGCTCGACGGGGTCCCGCCCGGCGAGGCGGTCGCCTACGTGCGGCGGCACTACCGGCCCCGTGCCGTGGAGACGCCCTGGCAGCGCCGTTTCGTCGAACGCTTCCCCCGCCCGGCGACCAGCGCATGA
- a CDS encoding RNA polymerase sigma-70 factor, with the protein MGEHATDPATETFVAHRNLLFTVAYELLGSAADAEDVLQETWLRWIEIDVEQVRDQRAYLVRITTRQSLNRLRTMKRRKEAYVGSWLPEPLLTTPDVAEDVELAESVSMAMMLVLERLAPTERAVFVLREVFDVGYDEIAEAVGKSPAAVRQIAHRARRHVEARRPRRMVSPSQTRAAVESFRRALETRDLQGLLDVLAPQVVLVSDGGGVKRAAPRPVVGAGKVARFYLGGSGRVEGAITCDPTVVNGEPALVVRLDGELDGVLAIRVEDARITGLYYVRNPEKLTHVESETPLTLR; encoded by the coding sequence GTGGGCGAACACGCCACCGACCCGGCGACCGAGACGTTCGTCGCCCACCGCAACCTGCTGTTCACCGTCGCCTACGAGCTGCTCGGATCGGCCGCCGACGCCGAGGACGTCCTGCAGGAGACCTGGCTGCGGTGGATCGAGATCGACGTGGAGCAGGTCCGCGACCAGCGCGCCTACCTGGTGCGGATCACCACCCGCCAATCGCTCAACCGGCTGCGCACCATGAAGCGCCGCAAGGAGGCGTACGTCGGCTCCTGGCTGCCCGAACCGCTGCTGACCACACCGGACGTGGCCGAGGACGTCGAACTCGCCGAGAGCGTGTCGATGGCGATGATGCTCGTCCTGGAGAGGCTGGCGCCGACCGAGCGGGCGGTGTTCGTGCTGCGCGAGGTGTTCGACGTCGGTTACGACGAGATCGCCGAGGCCGTCGGCAAGAGCCCCGCGGCCGTCCGCCAGATCGCGCACCGCGCCCGCCGGCACGTCGAGGCCCGCCGCCCTCGCCGGATGGTCTCCCCGAGCCAGACCCGGGCGGCGGTGGAGTCGTTCCGGCGCGCGCTGGAGACCAGGGACCTGCAGGGCCTTCTCGACGTGCTCGCCCCGCAGGTCGTCCTGGTCAGCGACGGCGGCGGCGTCAAGCGGGCCGCGCCGCGGCCGGTCGTCGGCGCCGGGAAGGTGGCCCGCTTCTACCTCGGCGGCTCCGGCAGGGTCGAGGGCGCGATCACCTGTGACCCCACCGTGGTCAACGGCGAACCGGCACTGGTCGTACGCCTGGACGGCGAACTCGACGGCGTCCTGGCGATCCGTGTCGAGGACGCCCGCATCACCGGCCTCTACTACGTCCGCAATCCCGAGAAGCTGACCCACGTCGAATCCGAGACCCCGCTCACCCTGCGCTGA
- a CDS encoding NAD(P)/FAD-dependent oxidoreductase: protein MSGNTEVVVVGGGYAGVMAANRLTQRDDVTVTLINPRPTFVARLRLHQLVGGSHGAVFDYREVLAEGVRLVIDTVTRIDAAGRNVTLAEGGTVGYDYLIYAVGSGSTDRRVPGAAEFAYPIATLEAARRLRSVLDAAPATAALTVVGGGPTGIETAAELAEQGRRVTLVCGGVLGPYLHPRARRTASRRLARLGVTVLDGPDAEVTAVTRDAVRLGDGRELPSEVTIWTAGFGVPDLAARSGLRTDAVGRLLTDETLTSVDDERIVAAGDSAAPSDLPFRMSAYAAGCLGAHAADTVLARIAGEHPAPVDLSFPAMCISLGRRAAIFQLAHKDDTAMRLYIGGRAGAKLKELSCEYSVKHLVDEARKPGSHTWPKGDKRRQLLRARRDQAPAAAGRIA, encoded by the coding sequence ATGAGCGGGAACACCGAGGTGGTCGTGGTCGGCGGTGGATACGCCGGAGTGATGGCGGCCAATCGCCTGACGCAGCGCGACGACGTGACCGTGACGCTGATCAACCCGCGCCCGACCTTCGTCGCGCGGCTCCGCCTGCACCAACTGGTGGGCGGATCCCACGGCGCGGTCTTCGACTACCGGGAGGTCCTGGCCGAGGGCGTCCGGCTGGTCATCGACACCGTGACCCGGATCGACGCGGCCGGGCGCAACGTGACGTTGGCCGAGGGCGGCACGGTCGGCTACGACTACCTGATCTACGCGGTGGGCAGCGGCAGCACCGACCGGCGTGTGCCCGGAGCGGCCGAGTTCGCCTACCCGATCGCCACCCTGGAGGCGGCGCGGCGGCTGCGGTCGGTCCTGGACGCCGCGCCCGCAACGGCCGCGCTGACGGTCGTCGGAGGCGGCCCGACCGGCATCGAGACCGCCGCCGAGCTGGCGGAGCAGGGCCGCCGGGTGACCCTGGTCTGCGGAGGCGTGCTCGGCCCGTACCTGCACCCTCGGGCACGGCGCACGGCTTCCAGGCGGCTCGCCAGGCTCGGGGTGACCGTGCTCGACGGCCCCGACGCGGAGGTCACGGCGGTGACGCGCGACGCCGTCCGGCTCGGTGACGGCCGCGAGCTGCCGAGCGAGGTCACCATCTGGACCGCCGGATTCGGCGTGCCCGATCTGGCCGCGCGCAGCGGGCTGCGCACCGACGCCGTCGGGCGCCTGCTCACGGACGAGACGCTGACCAGCGTCGACGACGAGCGCATCGTCGCCGCCGGGGATTCGGCGGCACCGTCGGACCTGCCGTTCCGGATGAGCGCCTATGCCGCGGGCTGCCTGGGCGCGCACGCCGCTGACACGGTGCTGGCCCGGATCGCGGGCGAGCACCCTGCGCCCGTCGACCTGTCGTTCCCCGCCATGTGCATCAGCCTGGGCCGTCGCGCCGCCATCTTCCAACTCGCCCACAAGGACGACACCGCGATGAGGCTCTACATCGGCGGCCGCGCGGGCGCGAAGCTCAAGGAGCTCTCCTGCGAGTACAGCGTCAAGCACCTGGTGGATGAGGCGCGCAAGCCCGGTTCGCACACCTGGCCCAAGGGCGACAAGCGCCGGCAACTGTTGCGGGCCAGGCGCGACCAGGCGCCGGCCGCCGCTGGACGGATCGCCTAG
- a CDS encoding ATP-binding protein translates to MDDIETVLTELVTNAVWEEATRVIVLIEPYRGLTQIEICVWDDAPGQPRLQEPDPDAQG, encoded by the coding sequence GTGGACGACATCGAGACGGTGCTCACCGAACTCGTCACGAATGCCGTCTGGGAAGAAGCCACAAGAGTCATCGTCCTCATCGAGCCGTACCGTGGCCTAACGCAGATCGAGATCTGTGTATGGGACGACGCGCCAGGTCAGCCGCGCCTACAGGAACCCGACCCCGACGCACAGGGATGA
- a CDS encoding L,D-transpeptidase has translation MGRARRWRRALAGAACTVVVAGCGGGGGPAARPSAGPDLTRLPQATTFTTLRGLPQDPAPQAETDGTVVHPATPVEVAARPGGPAVAALPDRQLDGPTWVPVVAARAGWLQVLLPSRPNGVTGWVRDDGRLTVARTSHLVRVDLARQRLTLWESGRRTGAWTVAVGAARTPTPKGRTFLLALLKPARPTFSPLIVPVGTHSETLETFGGGPGTVAFHGWRDASVFGKAVTHGCIRVPGDALTRLSRIPLGTLVLVT, from the coding sequence GTGGGGCGTGCCCGCCGGTGGCGGCGTGCCCTGGCGGGTGCGGCCTGCACGGTGGTGGTGGCGGGCTGCGGCGGGGGCGGCGGCCCGGCGGCCCGGCCCTCCGCCGGGCCGGACCTGACCAGGCTGCCGCAGGCGACGACGTTCACCACCCTGCGCGGCCTGCCGCAGGACCCCGCGCCGCAGGCGGAGACCGACGGCACGGTGGTGCACCCCGCGACCCCCGTGGAGGTGGCGGCCCGTCCCGGCGGACCGGCCGTGGCGGCGCTGCCGGACCGGCAGCTCGACGGCCCGACCTGGGTGCCCGTCGTGGCCGCCCGGGCCGGCTGGCTGCAGGTGCTGCTGCCCAGCAGGCCGAACGGGGTGACCGGATGGGTCCGGGACGACGGCAGGCTCACCGTCGCCCGCACCTCCCATCTGGTCAGGGTGGACCTCGCCCGGCAGCGGCTCACCCTGTGGGAGTCCGGCCGCAGGACCGGGGCCTGGACGGTGGCGGTCGGCGCGGCCCGGACGCCCACCCCGAAGGGGCGGACGTTCCTGCTCGCCCTGCTCAAGCCGGCCAGGCCCACGTTCAGCCCGCTGATCGTGCCGGTGGGGACCCACTCGGAGACGCTGGAGACCTTCGGCGGCGGCCCGGGCACCGTCGCCTTCCACGGCTGGCGCGACGCGTCGGTCTTCGGCAAGGCCGTCACGCACGGCTGCATCCGGGTGCCCGGCGACGCCCTGACCAGGCTGAGCCGGATCCCGCTCGGCACCCTCGTGCTGGTGACCTGA
- a CDS encoding choice-of-anchor P family protein, which produces MRLSSTARTAAIAGVLVAPVVIAGAPAAFADKTGAKNHGSAYGLTADGLVTLPATPQVAATGKTPQRKSVADLPPNSLVNASGLNASAQRDSGRASVSDLNVAQRLLQAETVSASCNARKGNATLGNAYLNGRRLAANPKPNSKLQVPIDGVGEASVVLNSQRRNPQGGLTVTAIELNLPSANGKPQRLGIASATCGAAKRIGHQVPNAPKAPESRPEQGHHTGGNKGQGGLNRPAVVAPAPTPVTKDLAVTG; this is translated from the coding sequence GTGCGTTTGTCATCCACGGCCCGGACGGCCGCCATCGCCGGGGTCCTGGTGGCCCCTGTGGTCATCGCCGGCGCGCCCGCCGCGTTCGCCGACAAGACCGGCGCCAAGAACCACGGCTCGGCGTACGGCCTGACCGCCGACGGGCTGGTGACCCTGCCGGCGACCCCGCAGGTGGCGGCCACCGGCAAGACGCCGCAGCGCAAGTCCGTCGCCGACCTGCCGCCGAACTCGCTGGTGAACGCCTCCGGGCTGAACGCCTCGGCGCAGCGCGACTCCGGCCGGGCCAGCGTGTCCGACCTGAACGTGGCCCAGCGGCTGCTGCAGGCCGAGACGGTCAGCGCCTCGTGCAACGCCCGCAAGGGCAACGCCACCCTGGGCAACGCGTACCTGAACGGCAGGCGCCTGGCCGCCAACCCCAAGCCCAACAGCAAGCTGCAGGTGCCCATCGACGGCGTCGGCGAGGCCTCGGTGGTGCTCAACAGCCAGCGGCGCAACCCGCAGGGCGGGCTGACCGTCACCGCCATCGAGCTGAACCTGCCGTCGGCGAACGGCAAGCCGCAGCGCCTCGGCATCGCCTCGGCCACCTGCGGTGCCGCCAAGCGGATCGGGCACCAGGTGCCCAATGCGCCCAAGGCACCCGAGAGCCGGCCCGAACAGGGCCACCACACGGGCGGCAACAAGGGTCAGGGCGGGCTCAACAGGCCCGCCGTCGTGGCCCCGGCGCCCACCCCGGTGACCAAGGACCTCGCGGTCACCGGCTGA
- a CDS encoding TetR/AcrR family transcriptional regulator, translating into MSKATVGGETTRRVRKEPDERRDQILRVARELFSKYPYQSVSSTQIADAAGVSRGLLNHYFGTKRELYLAAVQHMLQVPPLPVPAFVEGASVRSRVTQALDGWLELLERNRGTWITALDMMASGGDPELGRILDEARDRAVDRVCEVVGLAPLAAEHDEVRSALRGFSGMAEATTREWLKFGRLTRAQVHMLLERTVLYITEQVVPQLVADVVRSDQETSPSTV; encoded by the coding sequence ATGAGCAAGGCCACGGTCGGCGGTGAGACGACGCGCCGGGTGCGCAAGGAGCCCGACGAGCGGCGCGACCAGATCCTGCGGGTCGCCCGGGAACTGTTCAGCAAGTACCCGTACCAGTCGGTGTCCAGCACCCAGATCGCGGACGCGGCGGGCGTCAGCCGGGGCCTGCTCAACCACTACTTCGGCACCAAGCGGGAGCTGTACCTGGCGGCGGTGCAGCACATGCTGCAGGTGCCGCCGCTGCCGGTGCCGGCGTTCGTCGAGGGCGCCAGCGTCCGCAGCCGCGTCACCCAGGCCCTGGACGGCTGGCTGGAACTGCTGGAGCGCAACCGGGGCACGTGGATCACGGCGCTGGACATGATGGCCTCCGGCGGCGACCCGGAGCTGGGCCGGATCCTGGACGAGGCCCGCGACCGCGCCGTGGACCGGGTCTGCGAGGTGGTGGGGCTGGCGCCGCTGGCCGCCGAGCACGACGAGGTGCGCTCGGCGCTGCGCGGGTTCTCCGGGATGGCGGAGGCCACCACCCGGGAGTGGCTGAAGTTCGGGCGGCTGACCCGGGCGCAGGTGCACATGCTGCTGGAACGGACGGTCCTCTACATCACCGAGCAGGTCGTTCCCCAGCTCGTGGCCGACGTCGTGCGCAGCGACCAGGAGACGTCCCCGTCCACCGTCTGA
- a CDS encoding MCE family protein produces the protein MNHNRRIVVNLVFFGALGVVLAIWAASSLIDIDALRRPVPVTADFASSPGLNPGLEVTHLGVRVGKVGAIELRPGHAEVRIDLDRHARVPSTAGARVMRKSAIGEPYIELTPPPASAAEPRPLRAGDHIPLSRTAGGTDYRHLFRSLGDTLDAVDPEDARTLVHETATALEGRDDSLRDLIADTHRLTGTLAAEASTLDALSVQLTQLTGTLADHRWQLASGVQNLATVTGSIRRSRQRLDTVLEEGPGFLEQVNKLLSEARPGLDCLLTAVSAPSEPIFSPRNEARIDHLVEMVPTLKALVSDITVKEGGHRYARVMPVITIAGSGSDQGAEFAEPRPRPTPRPLSVCPATEGADPDQAGAFNAEPDGGKPGQDGTTALRKTTDQKDGSPVSGVLPLLPPLLGALVVIAVGARTLRTLIRRRSGR, from the coding sequence GTGAACCACAACCGCCGCATCGTCGTCAACCTGGTGTTCTTCGGCGCGCTCGGCGTGGTGCTGGCGATCTGGGCGGCGAGCAGCCTGATCGACATCGACGCGCTGCGCCGCCCGGTGCCGGTCACCGCCGACTTCGCCTCCTCCCCCGGCCTGAACCCCGGGCTGGAGGTCACCCACCTGGGCGTCCGCGTCGGCAAGGTCGGCGCCATCGAGCTGCGGCCGGGCCACGCCGAGGTCCGCATCGACCTGGACCGCCACGCCCGGGTGCCGTCCACGGCGGGCGCCCGGGTGATGCGCAAGTCCGCCATCGGCGAGCCGTACATCGAGCTGACCCCGCCCCCCGCGTCCGCGGCCGAGCCCCGCCCGCTGCGGGCCGGGGACCACATCCCGCTCAGCCGCACCGCCGGCGGCACCGACTACCGGCACCTGTTCCGTTCGCTGGGCGACACCCTCGACGCGGTCGACCCCGAGGACGCCCGCACCCTGGTGCACGAGACGGCCACCGCCCTGGAGGGACGGGACGACTCGCTCCGCGACCTGATCGCCGACACCCACCGGCTCACCGGCACCCTGGCCGCCGAGGCGTCCACCCTGGACGCCCTGTCGGTGCAGCTCACCCAGCTCACCGGAACCCTCGCCGACCACCGGTGGCAGCTCGCCTCCGGAGTGCAGAACCTGGCGACCGTCACCGGCTCGATCCGCCGGTCCAGGCAGCGGCTCGACACCGTCCTGGAGGAGGGCCCCGGCTTCCTGGAGCAGGTCAACAAGCTGCTGTCGGAGGCCCGGCCGGGCCTGGACTGCCTCCTGACGGCGGTGTCCGCCCCCAGCGAGCCGATCTTCAGCCCCCGGAACGAGGCCCGCATCGACCACCTGGTCGAGATGGTCCCCACCCTCAAGGCCCTGGTGTCCGACATCACCGTCAAGGAGGGCGGCCACCGCTACGCCCGGGTCATGCCGGTCATCACCATCGCCGGCTCCGGCTCCGACCAGGGCGCCGAGTTCGCCGAGCCCCGCCCCAGGCCGACCCCCCGGCCGCTGAGCGTCTGCCCCGCCACCGAGGGCGCCGACCCCGACCAGGCCGGCGCGTTCAACGCCGAACCCGACGGCGGCAAGCCCGGCCAGGACGGCACCACCGCCCTCCGCAAGACCACCGACCAGAAGGACGGCTCCCCCGTCTCCGGCGTCCTGCCGCTCCTGCCGCCCCTGCTCGGAGCCCTCGTCGTCATCGCGGTCGGCGCCCGGACCCTCCGCACCCTGATCCGCCGCCGTTCCGGCCGCTGA